One Branchiostoma floridae strain S238N-H82 chromosome 15, Bfl_VNyyK, whole genome shotgun sequence DNA window includes the following coding sequences:
- the LOC118432532 gene encoding alkylsulfatase-like isoform X1 produces MSMLTLLINVALFSRMAAKEFYKLSPIKLGAEVRGIDLKQEIPAEVIEQIKKDVTKHRILVFKNQGTISGSRHVEISRWFGELESTFYKHPKSPHPDVFRVSNDEAEGCTGVGRTGWHIDGSFQPAPFGYSLYHMVVVPKEGNTVFAPLNELISGLTEEQRWRWEQLWMVSDRRGGPVHPLIYSHPLTGAKTLCFHLGMTEFFLVGLPSAEKRRTDWKETNQLLREIHQEFVKNNRAIQYSHKVNLVLFQWEAGDFIISDNLAVGHEASPQTQLPVEQVGLRVLHRTTVKGTVAPRKNYTVEPPAVHGEL; encoded by the exons ATGTCGATGCTAACACTTCTCATAAATGTGGCATTGTTCTCCAGAATGGCTGCCAAGGAGTTCTACAAACTGTCCCCGATCAAG TTAGGAGCAGAAGTCCGGGGCATTGACTTGAAGCAAGAGATTCCTGCAGAAGTCATCGAACAGATAAAAAAGGATGTGACAAAACATCGCATCCTCGTGTTCAAGAATCAAGGCACCATCAGCGgcagccgccatgttgaaatCAGCCGCTGGTTCGGAGAGCTGGAGTCCACGTTCTACAAGCATCCGAAGTCGCCACATCCCGACGTGTTCCGTGTGTCTAATGATGAGGCGGAGGGATGTACCGGGGTAGGCAGGACAGGCTGGCACATTGATGGCAGCTTCCAGCCTGCGCCGTTCGGCTACTCCCTGTACCACATGGTGGTAGTGCCTAAGGAGGGAAACACAG TGTTTGCACCGCTGAACGAGTTGATTTCTGGACTAACAGAGGAACAGCGCTGGCGCTGGGAACAGCTCTGGATGGTCAGCGACCGCAGAGGGGGACCTGTCCACCCCCTGATCTACAGCCACCCACTAACAGGAGCAAAG ACGCTGTGTTTTCACCTGGGGATGACGGAGTTCTTCCTTGTCGGCCTGCCGAGCGCGGAGAAGAGAAGAACGGACTGGAAGGAAACCAACCAGCTTCTGAGGGAAATCCACCAGGAGTTTGTCAAAAACAACAGAGCAATTCAGTACTCACACAAG GTTAATCTCGTGTTGTTTCAGTGGGAGGCTGGAGATTTCATCATCTCAGATAACCTGGCGGTGGGGCATGAAGCCAGCCCACAGACTCAGCTGCCTGTGGAGCAGGTGGGGCTGAGAGTTCTGCACAGAACTACCGTCAAGGGGACAGTGGCACCCAGGAAGAACTATACTGTAGAACCGCCAGCTGTGCATGGAGAGCTATAG
- the LOC118432532 gene encoding alpha-ketoglutarate-dependent sulfate ester dioxygenase-like isoform X2, whose translation MSMLTLLINVALFSRMAAKEFYKLSPIKLGAEVRGIDLKQEIPAEVIEQIKKDVTKHRILVFKNQGTISGSRHVEISRWFGELESTFYKHPKSPHPDVFRVSNDEAEGCTGVGRTGWHIDGSFQPAPFGYSLYHMVVVPKEGNTVFAPLNELISGLTEEQRWRWEQLWMVSDRRGGPVHPLIYSHPLTGAKTLCFHLGMTEFFLVGLPSAEKRRTDWKETNQLLREIHQEFVKNNRAIQYSHKWEAGDFIISDNLAVGHEASPQTQLPVEQVGLRVLHRTTVKGTVAPRKNYTVEPPAVHGEL comes from the exons ATGTCGATGCTAACACTTCTCATAAATGTGGCATTGTTCTCCAGAATGGCTGCCAAGGAGTTCTACAAACTGTCCCCGATCAAG TTAGGAGCAGAAGTCCGGGGCATTGACTTGAAGCAAGAGATTCCTGCAGAAGTCATCGAACAGATAAAAAAGGATGTGACAAAACATCGCATCCTCGTGTTCAAGAATCAAGGCACCATCAGCGgcagccgccatgttgaaatCAGCCGCTGGTTCGGAGAGCTGGAGTCCACGTTCTACAAGCATCCGAAGTCGCCACATCCCGACGTGTTCCGTGTGTCTAATGATGAGGCGGAGGGATGTACCGGGGTAGGCAGGACAGGCTGGCACATTGATGGCAGCTTCCAGCCTGCGCCGTTCGGCTACTCCCTGTACCACATGGTGGTAGTGCCTAAGGAGGGAAACACAG TGTTTGCACCGCTGAACGAGTTGATTTCTGGACTAACAGAGGAACAGCGCTGGCGCTGGGAACAGCTCTGGATGGTCAGCGACCGCAGAGGGGGACCTGTCCACCCCCTGATCTACAGCCACCCACTAACAGGAGCAAAG ACGCTGTGTTTTCACCTGGGGATGACGGAGTTCTTCCTTGTCGGCCTGCCGAGCGCGGAGAAGAGAAGAACGGACTGGAAGGAAACCAACCAGCTTCTGAGGGAAATCCACCAGGAGTTTGTCAAAAACAACAGAGCAATTCAGTACTCACACAAG TGGGAGGCTGGAGATTTCATCATCTCAGATAACCTGGCGGTGGGGCATGAAGCCAGCCCACAGACTCAGCTGCCTGTGGAGCAGGTGGGGCTGAGAGTTCTGCACAGAACTACCGTCAAGGGGACAGTGGCACCCAGGAAGAACTATACTGTAGAACCGCCAGCTGTGCATGGAGAGCTATAG